A portion of the Oscillospiraceae bacterium genome contains these proteins:
- the brxC gene encoding BREX system P-loop protein BrxC: MVIQNMFVEDINRKINGVVKVDEDENKVLEQELNEYVITRELKRHFADFFNTYAEAFDEPTADTGVWISGFFGSGKSHFLKMLSYLLENKEVNGIRTVERFRKKFEDDPGTFMQVDRATKGETETILFNIDYEGSINKDKTAVLRVFAKVFYNHLGFFGSNLKVAMLEQYITQQGKMDEFCRLIEEKKGKPWTEVRKAFAFNGKFIKPALAEALDISEEDANNWFNDKSATELSVSQLVEDINAYVSTKPANFRLLFMVDEAGQYVGTDTDMLLNLQSLVEKIGSECRGKVWVVCTGQEAIDEIIKVRADEFSRIQARFKTRLSLSSSSVDEVIQKRILKKTPEAERTLDAVYEKESSGMRNLFSFTNAMPDIKGFSGPAQFAEDFPFVPYQFLIMQKIFVEIRKHGNAGKHFSGGERSMLSGFQEAAQKVEKQNEFALVPLFRFYDTVHSFLDGSIRNVIDRCSKAVENHDGLEPMDVDVLKLLYLIRYVNEDMPANLDNLVILMADDIRLEKVAMREKLRGSLDRLIGQNYIGRAGDTYNFLTDEEQDIQKEINLTQVDTGAIVGDIAKIIFGIIYDAKKFRYGKCDFPFDQMVDNTMYGIATGGMRLRFLTAASDATEKTEFRLMNSSKGSEAIVVLGDTPYYESLEASMKIRKYVKQRNVSQMPKSAQDIIRGQQEEATKYEAEASKALVEAIENAKFYADGEHLDIKSGNAKAKIDQTMEYLVAHVYSKLDLIGKNADTDAEIMAVLSGADVVFAEADPNRDAEAAVEEYLEMQAMHHLPTSMADVQSKFSSIPYGWKEIDVAYVVARLIVNQKVTIKYAGTTIQPDNAKLPDMLRKKSEVGKISISKRVVVSATKMKAVRDLLRDYFDVMDVPTDEDGLVKFIAEAFGNQLEHYNELNKRYDDAHKYPDQTMVRNAIAATQEVLNQKKDNIALIDYLLKKENDLFDQKDAMGNVETFFKSQVSTFDDAARLEHEMQADLDRITQDAAANDALNKIRLIITVPSFGQKFNYKRIPELNGLMQTVRTAHDQMLDGKRSEILETVRQCMEATHTAANGDPKAIDIVRKSDVFFDGYKAKIATCKSLALLDGMIIPLSQYKDETVSSIEIALVPPAPKPVVTKKDVISPVVKPKKVKSYSRQILFPAKTLRDDADIDAYVEKIREQLRNLLDGCDEIKLN; encoded by the coding sequence TTGGTTATACAGAATATGTTTGTAGAAGACATCAACCGTAAAATTAACGGTGTTGTCAAGGTTGACGAGGACGAGAACAAGGTCCTGGAACAGGAACTGAACGAGTACGTTATTACACGAGAGCTGAAGCGGCATTTTGCAGACTTTTTCAATACCTATGCAGAAGCATTTGACGAACCAACGGCAGATACAGGAGTCTGGATCTCCGGTTTTTTTGGCAGCGGTAAATCTCACTTCTTGAAAATGTTGTCATACTTGTTGGAAAACAAAGAGGTTAATGGCATTCGTACGGTGGAGCGCTTCCGCAAGAAATTTGAGGATGACCCTGGTACCTTTATGCAGGTGGATCGTGCAACCAAAGGTGAAACCGAGACGATTCTGTTTAATATCGATTATGAAGGCTCTATCAATAAGGACAAAACAGCCGTTTTACGTGTTTTTGCTAAGGTGTTCTATAATCATCTGGGATTCTTTGGCAGCAATCTCAAAGTTGCTATGCTGGAGCAGTACATTACGCAGCAGGGCAAAATGGATGAATTTTGCCGTCTGATTGAAGAAAAGAAGGGCAAACCTTGGACTGAAGTGCGGAAAGCATTTGCATTTAATGGAAAATTCATTAAGCCTGCACTGGCGGAAGCATTGGATATCAGTGAAGAGGATGCAAACAACTGGTTTAACGATAAGAGTGCAACGGAACTCTCTGTTTCACAGCTTGTAGAAGACATCAATGCATACGTCAGCACAAAACCTGCAAACTTCCGCCTTCTGTTCATGGTGGACGAGGCGGGGCAGTATGTTGGCACGGACACGGATATGCTGCTGAATCTGCAGTCTTTGGTGGAAAAAATCGGCAGCGAATGCAGAGGAAAAGTCTGGGTGGTCTGCACCGGACAGGAAGCTATTGATGAGATTATCAAAGTACGAGCAGATGAATTTTCTCGAATTCAGGCTCGTTTCAAAACTCGTCTGAGCCTTTCTTCTTCTTCCGTAGACGAAGTAATTCAGAAGCGTATTCTGAAAAAGACTCCGGAAGCAGAAAGAACGCTGGATGCGGTCTATGAGAAAGAAAGCTCCGGGATGCGCAACTTGTTCAGCTTTACAAATGCAATGCCGGACATCAAGGGCTTCTCTGGTCCGGCACAATTTGCAGAGGACTTTCCGTTCGTTCCATACCAGTTTCTCATCATGCAGAAAATTTTTGTGGAGATCCGCAAACACGGCAATGCAGGTAAACACTTCTCCGGCGGCGAGCGTTCCATGCTGAGCGGATTTCAGGAAGCAGCACAAAAAGTGGAAAAGCAGAACGAGTTTGCGTTGGTGCCGCTGTTCCGCTTCTATGATACTGTACATTCTTTCCTGGATGGTTCCATTCGCAATGTGATTGATCGCTGCAGCAAAGCCGTAGAAAATCACGATGGTCTGGAGCCGATGGATGTGGATGTTCTGAAGCTTCTCTATCTCATTCGATATGTCAACGAGGACATGCCGGCCAATCTGGACAACCTTGTGATTTTGATGGCAGACGACATCCGTCTGGAAAAGGTCGCGATGCGCGAAAAGCTGCGCGGCAGTTTGGATCGACTGATTGGGCAGAATTACATCGGACGTGCTGGTGATACCTACAACTTCCTGACGGATGAAGAGCAGGACATCCAGAAAGAAATCAACCTTACACAGGTGGATACGGGCGCTATTGTTGGGGATATAGCAAAGATTATTTTTGGCATAATTTATGATGCAAAAAAGTTCCGTTACGGCAAGTGTGACTTCCCGTTTGATCAGATGGTGGATAACACTATGTACGGCATCGCCACAGGCGGCATGCGCCTGCGCTTTTTGACGGCAGCTTCTGATGCAACGGAAAAAACGGAATTTCGCCTGATGAACAGCTCCAAAGGCAGCGAGGCGATTGTAGTTTTGGGCGATACGCCGTATTATGAATCACTGGAAGCATCCATGAAGATCCGCAAATATGTCAAACAGCGGAATGTCAGCCAGATGCCCAAGAGTGCTCAGGATATTATCCGCGGCCAACAGGAAGAAGCAACCAAGTATGAAGCTGAAGCCAGCAAAGCTCTGGTAGAGGCTATTGAAAACGCAAAATTTTACGCCGATGGTGAACATCTGGACATTAAGAGCGGCAATGCTAAGGCCAAAATTGACCAGACGATGGAGTATCTGGTCGCGCATGTTTACAGCAAGTTGGACCTGATTGGGAAAAACGCAGATACCGATGCCGAAATTATGGCGGTGCTTTCTGGTGCAGATGTCGTTTTTGCAGAAGCTGACCCCAACCGAGATGCGGAAGCAGCTGTGGAAGAATATCTTGAAATGCAGGCAATGCATCACCTGCCGACCTCCATGGCGGATGTACAGAGCAAGTTCAGCAGTATACCCTATGGCTGGAAGGAAATCGATGTTGCTTATGTGGTGGCGCGTTTGATCGTGAATCAGAAGGTAACCATCAAATATGCAGGCACTACCATCCAGCCGGACAACGCCAAATTACCTGATATGCTCCGCAAAAAGAGTGAGGTGGGTAAGATCTCCATCAGCAAGCGTGTGGTGGTGTCGGCAACCAAAATGAAGGCTGTGCGGGATCTCCTGCGGGATTATTTCGATGTCATGGATGTTCCAACGGACGAAGATGGTTTGGTCAAGTTTATTGCTGAAGCGTTCGGAAACCAGCTGGAGCATTATAACGAACTGAACAAGCGGTACGATGATGCCCACAAGTACCCAGATCAAACAATGGTACGCAACGCCATTGCTGCAACGCAGGAAGTGCTGAACCAGAAGAAGGATAACATTGCGCTGATCGACTATCTGCTCAAGAAAGAGAACGACCTCTTTGATCAGAAAGATGCCATGGGCAACGTAGAGACCTTCTTCAAGAGCCAGGTCAGCACCTTTGATGATGCTGCACGGCTGGAACATGAGATGCAGGCGGATCTGGACCGCATTACGCAGGATGCAGCGGCAAACGATGCTCTGAACAAGATCCGGCTCATCATCACCGTACCGTCTTTTGGGCAGAAGTTCAACTACAAGCGCATTCCGGAGCTGAATGGGTTGATGCAAACGGTGCGTACTGCCCATGACCAGATGCTGGATGGCAAACGCTCTGAGATTCTGGAAACGGTGCGTCAGTGCATGGAAGCAACCCATACCGCCGCAAACGGAGACCCCAAGGCAATAGATATCGTCCGTAAGTCGGATGTCTTCTTTGATGGCTATAAGGCAAAAATTGCAACCTGCAAGAGCCTTGCGCTGCTGGATGGTATGATCATTCCGCTGAGCCAGTACAAGGATGAGACCGTCAGCAGCATTGAAATCGCACTGGTACCCCCAGCACCGAAACCGGTGGTAACGAAAAAAGATGTAATCAGTCCGGTTGTGAAACCGAAAAAAGTGAAGTCCTACAGCCGCCAGATTCTTTTCCCTGCGAAAACTTTGCGGGATGATGCGGATATTGATGCCTATGTAGAGAAAATCCGGGAACAGCTGCGGAACTTGTTGGATGGCTGCGATGAGATCAAATTAAACTAA